ACCTGGCACATCCCGGTGGCGCTGCTCGGCACCATCGCCGTTCTGGCCGCGCTCATGCACCTGATCGATCCCGAACACTATGCCGGTCCGCTCTATCACCTAGTCTCGGGCGCGACCCTGCTCGGCGCCTTCTTCATCGCGACCGATCCGGTGACATCGCCCGTCTCGGCGCGCGGCCAGCTCCTCTTCGGCGCCGGTTGCGGACTGCTGATCTATGTCATCCGCACCTGGGCCGGTTATCCCGAGGGCGTGGCCTTCGCGGTGCTGCTGATGAACGCCTGCGCGCCGCTGATCGACCACTATGTCAAGCCGCGCATCTACGGGCGCGACCGGCGCGGCCAGCCACTCGAATATGCCAACGACGTGGAGACCTCCCGATGAGCCTGCTTGCCGTGCTGAACCAACGTCAGAGCATCGCCTATCAGGCCGTGCTGCTGGGCGGTTTCACCCTGCTGGCCGCCGTGCTGCTGGTAGCCGGCAATCTGGCCACGCACGAGACCATCGCCCTGCGCAAGGCCGAGGATCTCAAGGCGTCGCTCAGCCAGGTGCTGCCACCGGCGCTGCATGACAACGATCTGCTGGCCGACCCGCTGACCCTGCCCGGCGCCGATGGCGCGCCGGTTGTGGTCTATCGCGCCCTGCGTGGACTGGAGGTCACGGGCGTGGCCTATCGGGTGAGCGGTTCCGGCTACTCGGGCCTCATCGAACTGATCCTGGGCGTCGACCCGCACGGCCGGGTGCTGGGCGCGCGCGTGCTGTCGCACGCCGAGACCCCCGGACTCGGCGACAAGATCGAACTGGCCAAGGACGACTGGATTCTCGCCTTCGACGGACTGTCGCTGGGCGATCCGCCGCCCGAGCACTGGGCGGTCAAGAAGGACGGCGGCGACTTCGATCAGTTCAGCGGGGCCACCATCACGCCGCGCGCCGTGGTCGGCGCCCTGAAGCGCGGACTGGAATTCTTCCAGCGTCATCAGGTCGCCCTGACTGCGCCCGCCGCCGTCTCGGTCGCCTCCGATCCAGCCAGGAGTCCGGAATGAGCCTCGAACCCAATACCGCCAACAAGACCGCCTGGGGCCGCATCAGCCGCGATGGTCTCTGGAGCAACAACGTCGTGCTGGGCCAGTCGCTGGCACTCTGTCCGCTGCTCGCGGTCACGGGCACGGCCACCAACGGACTGGGCATGGGGCTGGCGACCACGGCCGTCCTGATCGCCTCGGGTTTCCTGATCGCGCTCATTCGCGGCTGGGTGACGCCGGAGGTGCGCATTCCCATCTTTGTCCTGGTGATCGCCGTGCTGGTGACGCTGGTCGATCTCGGGATGAATGCCTGGCTGCACGACCTGCACAAGATGCTGGGCCTGTTCATCCCGCTGATCGTCACCAACTGCGCCATCCTGGGCCGGGCCGAATCCTTCGCCTCGCGTCATCCGGTTCTGCCGGCGGCGTTCGATGGGCTGATGATGGGGCTTGGTTTCACCCTGGTGCTGGTGCTGCTCGGTGCCGTGCGCGAGATCATCGGCTCGGGCACCCTGTTCGCCAATGCCAGCCTGCTGCTCGGCGAAGGCATGGCCTTTCTGGAAACGACGCTGATCCCGGATTATCGCGGCTTCCTGCTCGCCATCCTGCCGCCGGGCGGGTTCATCGCGCTCGGTTTCATCCTGGCCGGCAAGCGGTTGATCGACACACGGCTCGCCGAAGCGCAGCGGCGTCGTGAGTCGACGGCCGGCACGGGCGCCCTGGCCTGATCATGACGGAGGATTAGAACCATGCTCGTCGGTGTCGCCTACGCGGACAAATTCAAACAGACCTGGCTCAAGCTCGACGTACCCGAGGGCAGCACCCTGCGCGAAGCCATCGAACGCTCGGGACTACTCGAACGCTTCCCCGAGATCGACCTGAGCGTCAACAAGGTCGGCGTCTTCGGCAAACTCAGCCGGCTCGACACCAGGCTCAACGACGGCGACCGGGTCGAGATCTATCGCCCTATCACCGTCGATCCCGAAACCGTCGAACGCCGTGACCGTCAGGACGCCGGCGACGAGGACTGACCTGCCGCCGATTCAGCGCCATTCGCCATCGGACCATCACTGGATTTATGATGACGCCTCGGAGCGGTCGCGTCGGCCCCTGACGCCGACCGACACACACTCATGACCGAGGACGGAGCAATGCCCGAAAGTTTGAATCTGGTTCAAAAGAGACGCTCACATCTACAGGAGTCGGTGGGCGATCTCGGCGCGCGGGTGGTCGAGGCGCTGCATCGGTCGGTCGAGTGTCTCAAGACGCAGGATCGGGATCTGGCCGCCGCTATCATCGCCGGCGATCAGCTCATCAACCAGCAGCGTCGCCTTCTGGAACAGGAATGCCTCGTCACCCTGGCGGCCTACAAACCGGCCGGCGAGGATCTGCGCGCGGTCGGCGCCTGCATGGAACTGGCCTCCGAACTGGAACGCATCGGCGACTACGCGGCCGATGTCGCGCGCATCATCGAGCGCGATGTCGAGGCACCGCTCCCCGCCGAGCCGGTGGCCGCCATCGTCGAGCTGGCTGCGGATGCCATCGACATGCTCGAACAGACGCTGGCCGCCTTCGTCGCCAACGGCAGCGAGGCTACACTGCGCGCAGCGGTCGAAAAGGAATCCCAGGTCGACCGCGAGGAAGACGAATTCATCGCCCAGGTGCTTGAGCGCATGCGTGCAGATGCCGCGTTCGCCGCCACCGGCACCTATCTGCTCTGGATCGTGCACAACTACGAGCGCGTGGCCGATCGCGCGACCAATGTCGCCGAGCGCGCCATCTATGTCGCCTCCGGGCATACACCCGATCTAGACTGAGCCTCACCCGCTCCCTTCTTGCCCGGATCCGTACTCATGCGGAGTAGCCGATGAAATATGTCGAGGTCATCGTCGGTGCCGGCAGCGCCGAGACCGTGCGTGCGGCGGCCGAGCGCGTCAAGGCACTGGATGTGCGTCTGGGGCCGGTGGGACCGGATGGTCTCCAGGCGATCCGCCTGCTGGTGACTGACAACCAGGTCCAGCGCCTGCTGGATCTGCTGCAGGGACTGCTCGGCGCCCAGCCCTCGGCGCGGATCCTGGTGCTTGCGGTCGAAGCGAGTCTCCCGCCGCCCGACGAAGAGGCGCGGAAAAAAGAGGACTCGGCCACGGCCGCGCGCGAGGCGCTCTACGAAGGCATGGACAAGAACTCGCGCCTCGGTCCGAATTATCTGATTCTGGTCATGCTCTCGACCGTGGTGGCGGCGATCGGTCTGATCGAGGACAACGTGGCGGTCGTGATCGGCGCGATGGTGATCGCGCCGCTGCTGGGACCGAATCTGGCGCTCAGTCTCGGCACCGCCCTGGGCGACGTGCCCCTGATGCGCCGCTCGGTCAGGACGGTACTCGTCGGCATCCTGCTCGCCGTGGCGCTCACCGCGATCCTCGGCTGGTTGTGGCCGACTGAGTTGAGCAGCCGCGAGGTACTCTCGCGCACCGAGGCCGGACTCGACTCGGTGTTGCTGGCCCTGGCCTCCGGCGCGGCGGCGGCGCTCTCGGTCACGACAGGACTGTCGAGTGTGCTGGTCGGCGTCATGGTCGCCGTGGCCCTGCTGCCGCCGGCGGCGACCGTGGGTCTGATGCTGGGCCAGGGTGAACCCGGCCTGGCGCTCGGCGCGGCGCTGCTGCTGGCCATCAACGTGGTCAGCGTCAATCTGGCCAGCAAGATCGTCTTCTTCTTCAAAGGCATCCGCCCGCGCAAATGGCTGGAGAAGGAAAAAGCCAAACGCGCCATGGTGGCTTATGTGCTGGTCTGGATCCTGACGCTGGCGGTGCTGACCCTGGTGGTGCTGGAGCGGCAGTATCGGCTGTTGCCGATTTAGATCGGATGGCGCCCGGACCTCAACATCAGAGAGCCACCCTGAAGGGCGGGGTTTCAACCCCAGAGGCTGCAACTGAAGCGAATGTCGACCGCCGACGCCGGCGAGCCGGACAGCATGAGCCGCACCAGGGCCGCGAATCAGTCCTCATCGCCTTCGGATGGAGGCTGAGGCTGTAAATCGAGTGACTCGATATTGAGCAGATGCACGCGCCGGCTGTCGGCGCGCATCACGGTAAAGCGAAAGCGCCCGAGTTCCACCGACTCGCCACGCTTGGGCAGATGCCCGAAGGCATTGACCACCAGCCCGCCGATGGTGTCGAACTCTTCGTCCGAGAAGTCGCTGCCGAAGTACTCGTTGAAATCCTCGATCGGGGTGCGCGCCTTGGCGCTGAAATCGTTCTCGCCGCGGCGGAAGATGCCCGAACCCTCGTCATAGTCGTGCTCGTCGTCGATCTCGCCGACGATCTGTTCGAGCACGTCCTCGATCGTCACCAGACCCGAGGCATTGCCGTACTCGTCGACCACGATCGCCATGTGATTGCGGCTGGCGCGAAACTCCTTGAGCAGCACGTTGAGCCGCTTGCTCTCGGGCACGAAGACCGCCGAGCGCAGTAGATCGCGGATATTGAAGGCGCGCCGACCGGACTCGACGCAAAACGACAGCAGATCCTTCGCCAGCAGGATGCCGACCACCTCGCCCTTGTCGTCGCCCGTGACCGGAAAGCGTGAATGGGCCGACTTGACTGCGATCTGGAGGATCTTCTCCAGCGGGTCGTCGCGGCGCAGCGCGACCATCTCGGCGCGCGGAACCATGATGTCGCGCACCCGCAGGTCCGAGACCTGGAGCACGCCCTCGATCATGCTCAGGGCATCCGTGTCCAGCAGTTCCCTCTGTC
The sequence above is drawn from the Allochromatium vinosum DSM 180 genome and encodes:
- the rsxG gene encoding electron transport complex subunit RsxG; protein product: MSLLAVLNQRQSIAYQAVLLGGFTLLAAVLLVAGNLATHETIALRKAEDLKASLSQVLPPALHDNDLLADPLTLPGADGAPVVVYRALRGLEVTGVAYRVSGSGYSGLIELILGVDPHGRVLGARVLSHAETPGLGDKIELAKDDWILAFDGLSLGDPPPEHWAVKKDGGDFDQFSGATITPRAVVGALKRGLEFFQRHQVALTAPAAVSVASDPARSPE
- a CDS encoding electron transport complex subunit E, producing MSLEPNTANKTAWGRISRDGLWSNNVVLGQSLALCPLLAVTGTATNGLGMGLATTAVLIASGFLIALIRGWVTPEVRIPIFVLVIAVLVTLVDLGMNAWLHDLHKMLGLFIPLIVTNCAILGRAESFASRHPVLPAAFDGLMMGLGFTLVLVLLGAVREIIGSGTLFANASLLLGEGMAFLETTLIPDYRGFLLAILPPGGFIALGFILAGKRLIDTRLAEAQRRRESTAGTGALA
- a CDS encoding RnfH family protein, producing the protein MLVGVAYADKFKQTWLKLDVPEGSTLREAIERSGLLERFPEIDLSVNKVGVFGKLSRLDTRLNDGDRVEIYRPITVDPETVERRDRQDAGDED
- a CDS encoding HlyC/CorC family transporter, with the translated sequence MTSDRSSEGSRSRNWLGRLGQLLGGEPQDREQLIELLKDARQRELLDTDALSMIEGVLQVSDLRVRDIMVPRAEMVALRRDDPLEKILQIAVKSAHSRFPVTGDDKGEVVGILLAKDLLSFCVESGRRAFNIRDLLRSAVFVPESKRLNVLLKEFRASRNHMAIVVDEYGNASGLVTIEDVLEQIVGEIDDEHDYDEGSGIFRRGENDFSAKARTPIEDFNEYFGSDFSDEEFDTIGGLVVNAFGHLPKRGESVELGRFRFTVMRADSRRVHLLNIESLDLQPQPPSEGDED
- the phoU gene encoding phosphate signaling complex protein PhoU, coding for MPESLNLVQKRRSHLQESVGDLGARVVEALHRSVECLKTQDRDLAAAIIAGDQLINQQRRLLEQECLVTLAAYKPAGEDLRAVGACMELASELERIGDYAADVARIIERDVEAPLPAEPVAAIVELAADAIDMLEQTLAAFVANGSEATLRAAVEKESQVDREEDEFIAQVLERMRADAAFAATGTYLLWIVHNYERVADRATNVAERAIYVASGHTPDLD
- a CDS encoding TIGR00341 family protein, which gives rise to MKYVEVIVGAGSAETVRAAAERVKALDVRLGPVGPDGLQAIRLLVTDNQVQRLLDLLQGLLGAQPSARILVLAVEASLPPPDEEARKKEDSATAAREALYEGMDKNSRLGPNYLILVMLSTVVAAIGLIEDNVAVVIGAMVIAPLLGPNLALSLGTALGDVPLMRRSVRTVLVGILLAVALTAILGWLWPTELSSREVLSRTEAGLDSVLLALASGAAAALSVTTGLSSVLVGVMVAVALLPPAATVGLMLGQGEPGLALGAALLLAINVVSVNLASKIVFFFKGIRPRKWLEKEKAKRAMVAYVLVWILTLAVLTLVVLERQYRLLPI